The proteins below come from a single Aegilops tauschii subsp. strangulata cultivar AL8/78 chromosome 6, Aet v6.0, whole genome shotgun sequence genomic window:
- the LOC109740827 gene encoding transcription termination factor MTEF18, mitochondrial → MIALSSLTDLLHHAHILIISGSGRPTKSNQWHRQPISLIHLFVELVAKVLSLRLALRFSTLVSSNQSTFIARRCIHDNFLVQQMLRRRGLPRRHLPAKLPHLKPPANPDAVLAFLAGLGLSSADAAALVVRDPKLLCARVEKTLAPVVVGLTGLGLSRSEITRLALLAADAFRKKAIVSKLHYYMGVFGSTDTFFRVMKCCNVLSYSLERVVKPNVAYLRECGLRDCDIAKLCLRRPRIIITNPERVQEMVGCAESIGVPRYSGMFRHALNAVASFSKEEIAARVEHLKNTFTWTDAEVSIAVSKAPLLLNRSKESLQRRSEFLISEVGLEPSYIAHRPVMLGLSLEGRLMPRYYAVKFLKENGLLRHGPSYDTIIKLTEKAFRKQFIYMPS, encoded by the exons ATGATTGCTCTCAGCTCACTCACTGATCTGCTGCATCATGCACACATTCTCATCATCTCTGGCAGTGGTAGGCCAACCAAATCAAATCAATGGCACCGGCAGCCCATTAGTCTTATCCATCTCTTTGTGGAGCTTGTCGCGAAGGTGCTCTCGCTTCGGTTGGCTTTGAGGTTCTCCACGCTTGTCTCCTCCAACCAGAGCACGTTCATCGCCAGAAGGTGTATCCACGACAACTTCCTCGTGCAACAGATG CTTCGCCGTCGAGGACTACCTCGTCGCCACCTGCCCGCCAAGCTCCCCCACCTCAAGCCCCCCGCTAATCCCGACGCCGTGCTCGCCTTCCTCGCCGGCCTCGGACTCTCCagcgccgacgccgccgccctcgtcgtcAGGGACCCCAAGCTCCTCTGCGCCAGAGTGGAAAAAACGCTGGCGCCCGTCGTCGTCGGGCTCACCGGCCTTGGCCTGTCGCGTTCTGAAATCACGCGGCTCGCCTTGCTCGCCGCCGACGCATTCCGCAAAAAAGCCATTGTCTCCAAGCTGCACTACTACATGGGCGTCTTCGGATCCACGGACACCTTCTTCCGGGTGATGAAGTGCTGCAATGTCCTCTCATACAGCCTCGAGAGGGTGGTCAAGCCCAATGTCGCATACCTGCGAGAGTGTGGGTTACGAGATTGCGATATTGCCAAACTGTGCCTCCGAAGACCGAGGATAATCATCACCAACCCGGAGCGTGTCCAGGAGATGGTGGGATGCGCTGAAAGCATCGGTGTACCCCGTTACTCTGGGATGTTCAGGCACGCCCTGAATGCTGTTGCATCTTTCAGCAAGGAGGAGATCGCAGCCAGGGTGGAGCACTTGAAGAACACGTTCACGTGGACGGATGCTGAGGTGAGCATTGCTGTTTCTAAGGCCCCATTGCTGCTGAATAGGTCCAAGGAATCGTTGCAGCGCAGGTCTGAGTTCCTTATCTCCGAGGTGGGCTTGGAACCGTCGTACATTGCTCATCGACCCGTAATGCTCGGTCTCAGCCTAGAAGGCCGGCTCATGCCCAGGTACTATGCTGTAAAGTTTCTCAAGGAAAATGGATTGCTCAGGCATGGCCCGAGCTACGACACAATTATCAAGTTGACCGAGAAGGCATTCAGGAAGCAGTTCATATATATGCCCTCATGA